Proteins encoded by one window of Arachis ipaensis cultivar K30076 chromosome B04, Araip1.1, whole genome shotgun sequence:
- the LOC107635694 gene encoding protein PLASTID MOVEMENT IMPAIRED 2: MDGTRLGNRRGVGSVKDAVNLFDERLAGTDDAPSLKPPSRTRELHKVKNDIGRYKESRWTAESAKARAESELSNAKKTVKSLSSLIEESSNKAKMQMRDIETLEKRRKNQNGALVVKRNEHHEYANVMRELECVKRDLFKLKLDVASVLEQKSRAEKEFEESSSKIINCSRTAEGLRKEIEEANEEQVLAELARIEALKELEEIEAQRRKEANEHEAKLESMRKKMKEAIAEIEESKELEKKLAVTMSDVELLQNELNSVKENEKRAKGDEGIKQFEAGFAKEEESEGTAMMSKNIKEELEAAKKELALIKEEGFQFMVSMDVIRNELNHVTAETVRLKKEEGKVDSTVLNLNSKFLRAKSKLEAVSAAEQKAKSILMSLTHTLDNLKTERDDAKKEKDLISQEVTATSAEIQKIESEIDITEERLRDAMQELEVAKTSEALALEKLKTLAENTMRERASSSQHGSVITISKFEYEYLTNHASAAEEIADKKVEAAQAWIEAFKASEREILMKTKIAQKELKETKLMEKQAEEKFLARRVSSEEFENWPRKRERSNSKNFQRAMSRRSFKSNGSITPARRMKFQKSSSPATRLVSPFPVKARKKVIPNFAKFFRGKKNTKTTK; this comes from the exons ATGGATGGCACAAGGCTTGGTAATAGAAGAGGAGTTGGATCAGTTAAAGATGCAGTTAACTTGTTTGATGAAAGGCTTGCTGGTACTGATGATGCTCCTTCATTG AAGCCACCTTCAAGAACAAGAGAGCTACACAAAGTGAAAAACGATATTGGCCGGTACAAGGAGAGCAGATGGACAGCAGAATCTGCGAAAGCTCGGGCAGAATCCGAGCTTTCTAATGCGAAGAAGACAGTGAAAAGTCTGTCTTCTTTGATCGAGGAATCGAGTAACAAGGCGAAGATGCAAATGAGAGACATAGAAACACtagagaagaggagaaagaacCAAAATGGTGCATTGGTTGTAAAAAGGAATGAGCATCATGAGTATGCTAATGTGATGAGAGAGTTGGAATGTGTTAAGAGGGATTTATTCAAGCTTAAGCTTGATGTGGCTTCTGTGTTGGAACAGAAGTCCAGAGCCGAGAAAGAATTCGAGGAATCAAGCTCCAAGATTATCAATTGTTCAAGAACTGCAGAAGGGCTTAGGAAGGAGATTGAGGAAGCCAATGAAGAGCAAGTTCTTGCTGAACTTGCAAGGATTGAAGCCTTGAAAGAATTGGAAGAAATTGAAGCACAGAGAAGAAAGGAAGCGAATGAGCATGAGGCGAAATTGGAAAGCATGAGGAAGAAAATGAAGGAGGCCATTGCAGAGATAGAGGAATCCAAAGAGCTTGAAAAGAAATTAGCTGTGACTATGTCAGATGTTGAACTCTTGCAGAATGAGTTGAACTCAGTTAAAGAAAATGAGAAAAGGGCTAAAGGAGATGAAGGTATTAAGCAATTTGAAGCAGGTTTCGCgaaagaagaggaatcagaaggcACTGCTATGAtgtcaaaaaatataaaagaagaatTGGAAGCAGCAAAGAAAGAACTGGCTTTGATTAAAGAAGAAGGTTTTCAGTTTATGGTGTCTATGGATGTCATAAGAAATGAGTTGAATCATGTAACAGCCGAGACGGTTCgcttgaagaaggaagaaggaaaagtTGATTCAACAGTTCTTAATCTGAATTCCAAGTTCTTAAGAGCAAAATCTAAACTAGAAGCTGTGTCTGCAGCTGAACAGAAGGCCAAATCCATACTCATGAGTCTAACACATACCCTTGATAATCTCAAGACCGAACGGGACGATGCAAAGAAGGAAAAGGATCTGATAAGTCAAGAGGTTACAGCCACCAGTGCAGAGATACAAAAGATTGAGTCTGAGATTGACATCACTGAGGAAAGATTGCGAGACGCCATGCAAGAGCTAGAAGTAGCAAAAACTTCAGAGGCTTTAGCCTTAGAGAAGCTGAAGACACTTGCTGAGAACACAATGAGAGAAAGAGCTTCATCATCACAGCATGGTTCTGTGATTACTATCTCAAAATTTGAGTATGAGTACTTAACCAATCATGCATCTGCGGCCGAGGAAATCGCTGATAAGAAAGTTGAGGCAGCTCAGGCATGGATTGAAGCTTTCAAGGCCAGTGAGAGAGAAAtactaatgaaaacaaaaatagCTCAGAAAGAACTTAAGGAAACCAAATTGATggaaaagcaagcagaagagAAGTTTCTTGCAAGAAGGGTTAGTAGTGAAGAATTTGAGAATTGGCCAAGGAAACGTGAAAGAAGTAATTCCAAGAACTTCCAGAGAGCCATGTCTAGAAGGAGCTTCAAATCCAATGGCAGCATAACTCCTGCCAGGAGAATGAAGTTTCAAAAGTCTTCTTCGCCGGCGACTCGGCTTGTTAGTCCTTTCCCGGTTAAGGCTAGAAAGAAGGTAATCCCAAATTTTGCCAAGTTTTTCAGAGGCAAGAAGAACACTAAGACAACAAAATga